A single window of Treponema denticola ATCC 35405 DNA harbors:
- the mtaB gene encoding tRNA (N(6)-L-threonylcarbamoyladenosine(37)-C(2))-methylthiotransferase MtaB has translation MSNFFSVRIETLGCRLNQVESEALAVRFAECGFDVFSKEAETSILPVKLCIVNTCTVTGKAEQKARRLIRLLLKEHEESVILVTGCYAELEADSIEKINKRIIAFSGKKKDELDGLPQFLKDSCLKNKDLKEDTVNLKKNLLIFRNEIYAKEDQQDKSFLLKETERRKSMFKLSSPVFVFHSRASLKIQDGCNNACAYCRIRLARGTSVSLPAEEAVRRIVQIEKNGAAEVVLSGVNLSQYRDETYGGFANLLAKLLENTKKIRLRISSMYPECVDDGILEIVANKRICPHFHLSIQSGSDKILKAMNRPYREADIRMAINNLRKAKDNPFIGCDIITGFPSETEEDFLQTFKMCEDLKIPGIHVFPFSARPGTKAFSMRPKVPEREAGRRASLLSELSGKNYQSYLASCNGKLFFGVIEKPQNNEDLRIVTENYLSLPLVVNKKAENYKGGEGLFVVIKDGNAYLAD, from the coding sequence ATGAGTAATTTTTTTTCGGTTAGAATAGAAACGCTCGGTTGCCGCTTAAATCAGGTAGAATCCGAGGCTCTTGCCGTCCGTTTTGCCGAATGCGGTTTTGACGTGTTTTCAAAAGAAGCAGAGACTTCAATTTTGCCTGTAAAACTGTGTATTGTAAATACCTGTACGGTTACGGGAAAGGCGGAACAAAAAGCCCGCCGTCTTATCCGGCTTTTACTAAAGGAGCATGAAGAGTCTGTCATCCTTGTTACAGGCTGCTATGCAGAACTTGAAGCCGATTCTATCGAAAAAATAAATAAAAGAATTATAGCCTTTTCGGGCAAAAAAAAAGATGAGCTTGATGGACTTCCTCAGTTTTTAAAAGATTCCTGCCTTAAAAATAAAGATTTAAAAGAAGATACCGTTAATCTTAAAAAAAATCTTCTTATTTTTCGAAATGAAATATATGCAAAAGAAGATCAACAGGATAAATCTTTTTTGCTAAAGGAAACGGAAAGAAGAAAGTCAATGTTTAAGCTGAGCTCTCCCGTTTTTGTTTTTCATTCCAGAGCCAGTTTAAAAATACAAGACGGATGTAATAATGCTTGCGCCTATTGCAGAATAAGGCTTGCACGCGGTACTTCCGTTTCCCTGCCTGCTGAAGAAGCCGTAAGGCGGATAGTTCAAATAGAAAAAAACGGAGCCGCAGAGGTTGTTTTGTCGGGTGTAAATTTATCCCAATATAGGGACGAAACCTATGGAGGCTTTGCGAATCTTTTGGCCAAGCTTTTGGAAAATACAAAAAAAATAAGGCTCCGTATTTCGAGCATGTATCCCGAATGTGTAGATGACGGCATTTTAGAAATTGTAGCAAATAAAAGGATTTGCCCTCATTTTCATCTTTCGATACAGTCGGGAAGCGATAAAATTTTAAAGGCTATGAATAGGCCCTATAGGGAGGCCGACATCAGAATGGCGATAAATAATTTGCGCAAGGCAAAGGATAATCCTTTTATCGGATGCGATATTATTACCGGTTTTCCTTCCGAGACGGAAGAGGATTTTTTACAAACATTTAAGATGTGTGAAGATTTAAAGATTCCCGGTATCCATGTTTTTCCTTTTTCGGCCCGCCCGGGAACAAAGGCTTTTTCGATGAGACCTAAGGTTCCTGAAAGAGAAGCAGGTAGAAGGGCTTCGCTTCTTTCGGAATTGAGCGGAAAAAACTATCAAAGTTATTTGGCCTCTTGTAACGGAAAGTTGTTTTTTGGTGTTATCGAAAAACCTCAAAACAATGAGGATTTGAGGATTGTAACCGAAAATTATCTAAGTCTTCCTTTAGTAGTGAACAAGAAAGCCGAAAACTATAAGGGCGGAGAGGGTCTTTTTGTTGTCATAAAGGATGGAAATGCATATCTTGCGGATTAA
- a CDS encoding S41 family peptidase, producing the protein MNKRITWINTIIFLTLLLAAIFFMPQRAPATSNSESDAGNADVNLRYLESVYKLLQENYVDEIDPAVLYKGAMEGMLNSLQDPYTSYIFKDTTAGHDLEDTTTGVFGGIGVHITKPNVSTPERPAYVEVASPIEGTPGWKAGLQPGDYIIEIDGVKTEEITQEDVLNMLRGKEGTQVTIKVLRGKNLKFDLTLTRAIIEVPTIKYTKIGKDIAYIRLIEFNPNSAKRITEAIEKLQEEGCTKLIFDLKNNPGGLITSSIDVASIFLESGVVVSTKGRARNTSETYNVRRFVKKLPKDMPIVVLINEGSASASEIVAGALKDHKRAYLVGTRSYGKGLVQSVVQLSEKELVKLTIARYYSPSGANINKQGILPDLEVKRPSFTPDEEKSVLELLKTSKIANFTRSKPSISKNEMMDFSKKLGKEYNVRHELILSLVKVEYYRSHESPVIDEDDEQLQAAINLLKTKDVNALCKTTKTLFEMQEEEKARTEDKK; encoded by the coding sequence ATGAATAAAAGAATAACTTGGATAAATACTATTATCTTTTTAACTCTTCTGTTGGCGGCTATTTTTTTTATGCCGCAGAGGGCTCCTGCAACATCTAATTCGGAATCCGATGCAGGTAATGCCGATGTAAATTTACGATATCTTGAATCCGTGTACAAACTTCTTCAAGAAAATTATGTAGATGAAATAGATCCTGCCGTTTTATATAAGGGGGCTATGGAAGGGATGCTTAATTCTCTTCAAGACCCTTATACCTCTTATATTTTTAAGGATACGACGGCGGGTCATGATTTGGAGGATACTACAACCGGTGTTTTTGGAGGTATAGGTGTTCATATTACAAAACCGAATGTATCTACTCCTGAGCGTCCTGCCTATGTCGAAGTTGCAAGCCCTATTGAAGGAACTCCGGGTTGGAAGGCCGGACTTCAACCGGGAGACTATATTATCGAAATCGACGGAGTAAAAACCGAAGAGATTACCCAGGAGGATGTTTTAAATATGCTTCGGGGGAAAGAAGGTACTCAGGTTACAATAAAAGTTCTTAGAGGAAAAAATCTAAAGTTTGATCTTACACTGACACGAGCCATAATCGAAGTTCCTACCATAAAGTATACAAAAATCGGAAAGGATATTGCCTATATCCGTTTAATAGAGTTTAATCCTAATTCGGCAAAACGAATAACCGAGGCTATAGAAAAATTACAAGAAGAAGGCTGTACAAAGCTGATCTTTGATTTAAAGAATAATCCGGGCGGTTTGATTACAAGCTCTATTGATGTAGCGAGTATCTTTTTAGAATCGGGTGTTGTGGTTTCGACAAAGGGAAGAGCCCGCAACACAAGCGAAACTTATAATGTCCGCCGATTCGTAAAAAAGCTTCCTAAAGATATGCCCATAGTTGTTCTCATAAATGAAGGTTCTGCAAGCGCTTCCGAAATTGTGGCAGGTGCCTTAAAGGATCATAAAAGGGCTTATCTTGTAGGAACCCGCTCTTACGGCAAGGGCTTGGTGCAAAGTGTCGTTCAGTTGAGCGAAAAGGAGCTTGTGAAGCTTACCATAGCAAGATACTATTCTCCTAGCGGGGCAAATATAAATAAGCAGGGAATTCTTCCCGACTTGGAAGTTAAAAGGCCTAGTTTTACACCCGATGAAGAAAAGAGCGTACTTGAGCTTTTAAAGACTTCTAAAATTGCAAACTTTACAAGGAGCAAGCCTTCTATTTCAAAAAATGAGATGATGGATTTTTCTAAAAAGCTTGGTAAAGAATACAATGTAAGACATGAGCTGATTTTAAGTCTTGTAAAAGTTGAATACTACCGCTCTCACGAAAGTCCCGTTATAGATGAAGATGATGAGCAGCTGCAGGCAGCAATAAATCTTTTAAAAACAAAGGATGTAAATGCTCTTTGTAAAACTACGAAGACTCTGTTTGAGATGCAGGAAGAAGAAAAGGCAAGAACCGAAGATAAAAAATAA
- a CDS encoding RsmE family RNA methyltransferase, protein MKLLIVSAEPDKDIIRLDKKDYNYLVSVRRIKEGQVLKISLNGVKPASAEVFKINTEKKYIELRLLKEEFAFDAEPYKPRAEIILMQWLIKGNHMDIAVRQAAEAGCSLIVPVLGEFSVVKKENINQTERRERIIREARQQSGSVVNTKILPAQELKAALDSVLDYTANRKTAFIMLSEKKVGSFSFFDCLSAETEAIVLAIGCEGGIGSKEIEFLKEHKFEEVHFNTNVLRAETAAIYSIAAAQVIMEEKGGCKKN, encoded by the coding sequence ATGAAGCTGCTGATTGTTTCCGCAGAGCCGGATAAGGATATAATTCGGCTCGATAAAAAAGATTATAACTATCTTGTTTCCGTGCGGAGAATTAAAGAAGGGCAGGTTTTAAAGATTTCTTTAAATGGAGTTAAGCCTGCCTCGGCTGAAGTTTTTAAAATTAATACCGAAAAAAAATATATAGAGCTTAGGCTCTTAAAGGAAGAATTTGCCTTTGATGCGGAACCTTATAAACCCCGTGCAGAAATTATTTTAATGCAATGGCTTATAAAGGGGAATCACATGGATATTGCAGTGAGGCAGGCTGCAGAAGCCGGCTGTTCGCTTATTGTTCCTGTTTTGGGAGAATTCTCTGTTGTAAAAAAAGAAAACATAAATCAAACCGAAAGGCGCGAGCGTATTATCAGAGAGGCAAGACAGCAGTCAGGTTCCGTTGTAAATACTAAAATTCTTCCTGCCCAAGAATTGAAAGCGGCTTTGGATTCGGTTTTGGACTATACGGCGAACAGGAAAACCGCTTTTATAATGCTTAGCGAAAAAAAGGTAGGCTCGTTTAGTTTTTTTGACTGCTTATCGGCCGAGACCGAGGCGATAGTGCTTGCCATAGGCTGCGAAGGCGGCATAGGTTCTAAAGAAATTGAATTTTTAAAAGAACATAAATTTGAAGAAGTGCATTTTAATACAAATGTGCTCCGTGCCGAAACGGCGGCAATTTATTCGATTGCGGCCGCTCAGGTTATAATGGAGGAAAAAGGTGGCTGTAAAAAGAATTAA
- a CDS encoding DMT family transporter, whose translation MSFKLKSGSRIRILSRLALLSATLLWGSTFVAVSSTNDFFKPNFLLACRFLPACLILCAVFFKRLKQLDKRYVKAGMILGLIMFAGYSLQAIAITTAGGLPGRSSFLVATYCVLVPFVNAVVLKKRPDKFNLFAAFLCFAGILAISMPDLISESQKGINWGDVLSLISSFIFAVYIVLLPKFMEELDVPLITLTQFAFAGTYALIFSLLFEDNSNTVWNYQSVFTLVYLTVLCTALCVLLQAVGQKNTPPTTAALIFSLESVFSIFLSIMLTDEKFTPALALGCSFIFIAIIISETKLSFLKKKSVEVNC comes from the coding sequence ATGTCTTTTAAATTAAAATCAGGCAGCCGTATTAGAATTCTATCACGGCTTGCTCTTCTTTCAGCCACCCTCTTATGGGGAAGTACCTTTGTTGCAGTAAGCAGCACAAACGATTTTTTCAAGCCCAACTTCTTATTGGCTTGTCGTTTTTTGCCTGCCTGTCTGATTCTTTGTGCCGTGTTCTTTAAGCGTTTAAAACAGCTTGATAAGCGTTATGTAAAGGCCGGAATGATTTTAGGGCTGATTATGTTTGCCGGTTATTCTTTGCAGGCCATTGCAATTACTACTGCAGGGGGGCTTCCCGGCCGAAGCTCTTTTTTGGTGGCTACCTATTGTGTTTTGGTTCCCTTTGTAAACGCTGTGGTTTTAAAAAAAAGGCCGGACAAATTCAATCTTTTTGCTGCCTTTCTTTGTTTTGCGGGAATCCTTGCAATTTCGATGCCGGATTTGATTTCGGAAAGCCAAAAGGGGATAAACTGGGGAGATGTTCTTTCCCTTATAAGCAGTTTTATATTTGCCGTATACATAGTTCTTCTTCCTAAATTTATGGAAGAACTCGATGTTCCCCTAATAACGCTAACTCAATTTGCTTTTGCAGGAACTTATGCCCTTATTTTTTCTCTTTTGTTCGAGGACAATTCCAATACCGTTTGGAATTATCAGTCTGTTTTTACGCTTGTTTATTTAACCGTTCTTTGTACGGCCCTCTGCGTTCTGCTTCAAGCTGTGGGGCAAAAGAACACGCCTCCGACTACGGCAGCCCTTATTTTTTCTCTTGAATCCGTGTTCAGTATCTTTCTTTCGATAATGCTCACCGACGAAAAATTTACGCCTGCTTTAGCCCTAGGTTGTTCCTTTATCTTTATTGCAATTATAATCTCCGAAACAAAGCTTTCGTTTTTAAAAAAGAAATCGGTAGAAGTAAACTGCTAA
- the rsmD gene encoding 16S rRNA (guanine(966)-N(2))-methyltransferase RsmD yields MRITGGSLKNRQVECPKGIIRPAMDRMRESVFSILGDLSGLSFLDLFTGSGVCGLEAYSRGAYPVYLVEKDADKFPVLLKNVSMADKKLECKRMPAETFIKRAKESFDIIYLDPPFPYKFHIELLEKIEESKILKEGGLVMMHRPSEKAMPQTIGSLTKSDERVYGRSIVDFYRKKIPGENDV; encoded by the coding sequence ATGAGAATAACCGGCGGCAGTTTAAAAAACAGGCAGGTAGAATGCCCCAAGGGAATAATACGCCCCGCAATGGATAGAATGAGGGAGTCTGTTTTTTCCATACTTGGAGACCTTTCAGGTCTTTCTTTTTTAGACCTTTTTACGGGCTCAGGAGTCTGCGGTTTGGAAGCCTACTCGCGCGGAGCCTACCCTGTCTATCTTGTAGAAAAAGATGCCGATAAATTCCCCGTTTTATTAAAAAACGTTTCAATGGCAGATAAAAAGCTTGAATGTAAAAGGATGCCTGCAGAAACATTTATAAAAAGAGCTAAGGAATCATTTGATATTATCTACCTCGACCCTCCCTTTCCCTATAAATTTCACATAGAACTTCTCGAAAAAATAGAAGAATCAAAAATATTAAAAGAAGGAGGCCTTGTGATGATGCACAGGCCATCCGAAAAGGCTATGCCTCAAACAATAGGCTCTTTGACAAAAAGCGATGAAAGGGTATATGGAAGATCCATCGTGGACTTTTATCGTAAAAAAATTCCTGGAGAAAATGATGTTTAA
- a CDS encoding tetratricopeptide repeat protein, giving the protein MEDKKTKINFIFKFTLVFFMLCWAPLFSQNKPDALVLYKNGRYAEAIAVCEAEIKQSPNNLDSYVVMTWALLADGQYQKTYDMALAGRKIAQTDPRLIATQAEACYYLGKNSEALKLFQDYISYAPNGVRISSSYYFMGEIYLRMAKYRHADISFSVAVTLDSFNSLWWVRLGYAREQIKEYRYSLEAYNKALSLNKNLVDAQKGRERVLQRF; this is encoded by the coding sequence TTGGAAGATAAAAAAACAAAAATTAATTTTATCTTTAAATTTACTCTTGTTTTTTTTATGCTGTGTTGGGCTCCTCTTTTTTCTCAAAATAAGCCTGATGCTCTGGTCTTGTATAAGAACGGCCGCTATGCCGAAGCTATTGCCGTCTGTGAGGCCGAAATTAAGCAGTCTCCCAATAATTTGGACAGTTATGTTGTAATGACATGGGCTCTCTTGGCTGACGGACAATACCAAAAAACCTATGATATGGCCTTAGCCGGACGTAAAATTGCACAAACCGATCCTCGTCTTATAGCAACTCAGGCTGAGGCCTGTTATTATTTGGGTAAAAATTCCGAAGCCCTTAAACTTTTTCAAGATTATATTTCTTATGCTCCCAATGGAGTGCGTATTTCTTCTTCCTATTATTTTATGGGAGAAATATATTTGAGAATGGCAAAGTACAGGCATGCCGACATTTCTTTTTCCGTAGCCGTAACCCTTGATTCCTTTAACAGTCTTTGGTGGGTTCGTTTAGGCTATGCCAGAGAGCAGATAAAAGAATACCGTTATTCCCTTGAAGCCTACAATAAGGCCTTGAGCTTAAACAAAAACCTTGTTGATGCTCAAAAGGGGCGTGAAAGGGTTCTGCAGCGTTTTTAA
- a CDS encoding glycoside hydrolase family 1 protein produces the protein MFKLKENFLLGVATASTQIEGGRVNSNWNDFCDRKMTNDGSDVARANMHYEKVEKDTELLKKMGIQTYRMSLEWARIEPEKGKFDTKAIDHYKEELSLLKKAGIRPLISLYHFSHPMWFENSGGFTKKENVEVFLNYVKTCISELGNLCSDYVTINEPNVYAVQSFFLGLWPPEKKSIAKTLKVMNVLIAAHCKAYDLIHEIRKEKGLTDTRVSFAHHMQAFHPKDKNRKADQRAAKRISKIFQDGIMEACFKGEFSFPFKNILNIKKKNYVDFIAINYYSRQAVRGLSYKAFENTPKNDLGWDIYPLGLIECAQTCYNCLPLPIVISENGTCDNKDEFRCRYIYDHLKLISESPLPFEAYYHWCFIDNFEWKEGEAARFGLVHCNYETQERTIKKSGEFYSEMIKKRGVDKSMMEKYIEPCKYNVR, from the coding sequence ATGTTTAAGTTAAAAGAAAATTTTTTACTTGGGGTTGCTACGGCTTCTACCCAAATTGAGGGAGGAAGGGTAAATTCCAACTGGAACGATTTTTGTGACCGCAAAATGACAAATGACGGCTCTGATGTAGCCCGTGCAAATATGCACTACGAAAAGGTTGAAAAAGACACCGAACTTTTAAAAAAGATGGGAATTCAAACTTACCGCATGTCCTTAGAATGGGCACGCATTGAGCCTGAAAAAGGAAAGTTCGACACTAAAGCCATTGACCACTACAAGGAAGAATTAAGCCTTTTAAAAAAAGCAGGTATAAGACCCTTAATAAGCCTTTACCACTTCAGCCATCCTATGTGGTTTGAGAACTCGGGAGGCTTTACAAAAAAAGAAAATGTCGAAGTTTTTTTAAATTATGTAAAGACCTGCATAAGCGAGCTTGGGAATCTTTGCAGCGACTATGTTACAATAAATGAGCCGAATGTCTATGCAGTTCAGTCCTTTTTTTTAGGCCTTTGGCCGCCCGAAAAAAAATCGATTGCAAAAACTCTAAAGGTAATGAACGTCCTCATAGCCGCACACTGCAAAGCCTACGATCTAATCCATGAAATACGCAAAGAAAAAGGTCTTACGGATACAAGAGTAAGTTTTGCCCACCACATGCAGGCCTTCCACCCAAAGGATAAGAATAGAAAAGCCGATCAAAGAGCGGCAAAAAGAATAAGCAAAATTTTCCAAGACGGAATTATGGAAGCCTGTTTTAAAGGAGAGTTTTCATTCCCATTTAAAAATATCCTAAACATAAAAAAGAAAAACTATGTAGATTTTATAGCTATCAACTATTATTCAAGGCAGGCAGTAAGGGGACTTTCTTACAAGGCCTTTGAAAACACGCCTAAAAACGATTTAGGCTGGGATATTTATCCCTTGGGCCTAATCGAGTGCGCTCAAACCTGCTATAACTGCCTTCCCCTTCCGATAGTCATAAGCGAAAACGGAACCTGCGACAATAAGGATGAGTTTAGATGCCGCTATATTTATGATCACCTAAAGCTTATAAGCGAATCTCCCCTCCCCTTTGAAGCCTATTATCATTGGTGCTTTATCGATAACTTCGAGTGGAAAGAAGGAGAAGCCGCCCGTTTCGGCCTTGTACACTGTAATTACGAAACTCAAGAAAGGACCATCAAAAAAAGCGGTGAATTCTACAGCGAAATGATCAAAAAACGAGGTGTCGATAAATCGATGATGGAAAAATATATTGAACCTTGTAAGTATAACGTAAGGTAA
- a CDS encoding bactofilin family protein: MAEIEKVNLLDLDEEDYDTVLAPDIQFSGKIECKKPFMIKGHVEGFLVSTSDVTVDENSVVKANIRADRVVIKGAVEGNVLADTMVHVFSCGKLIGDVTAPEVVLESGCVFNGICTMTKDKQFGR, from the coding sequence ATGGCTGAGATAGAAAAAGTTAATTTATTGGATTTGGATGAAGAAGATTACGATACGGTTTTAGCTCCTGATATTCAGTTTAGCGGTAAGATAGAGTGTAAAAAACCGTTTATGATTAAGGGGCATGTGGAGGGCTTTTTGGTTTCCACAAGCGATGTAACCGTTGATGAAAATTCTGTTGTTAAGGCCAATATCAGGGCTGACAGGGTTGTGATCAAGGGGGCGGTTGAAGGTAATGTTTTGGCCGATACTATGGTGCATGTTTTTTCTTGCGGAAAACTGATAGGCGATGTTACGGCTCCGGAAGTCGTTCTTGAAAGTGGCTGCGTATTTAACGGTATTTGTACCATGACAAAGGATAAGCAATTTGGAAGATAA
- the brnQ gene encoding branched-chain amino acid transport system II carrier protein — protein sequence MSKKTTDIIVIGFALFAMFLGAGNLIFPPTLGHLSGKDWIFSLLGFLVTGVGMPVLGIISMGKCDGHLSNFTKNINQLFGTFFIIFVMLIIGPLFAIPRTAATTYEIAIRPNFGISSVLSSFIFFAITLFFVLTPNNVIDRVGKFLTPALIAVLGLLVIKGFITPIGRPSDPSVDKIFLRGFKEGYQTMDALGSMILATIVISSISAKGYTEKKSLLKMTIWTGLIACIGLGLVYGGLVYVGATGSAVLPDNLSRTEIVVQSSEILWGRGGRIVLGLAIGLACLTTSIGLTATAGEYFSKRFKDDISYRATVIIICVVSFFLSNFGVDNIISIAGPILEIIYPVAIVLIVLNLFAEFIPNKYFFHGAVIGTLSISILQGWVAAQELINNLLIKLEAFPAMDQVGMSFNTTINVLKTLPFEGIGFPWLLPALGLSLLFGFGYIIMQKTEKAPSMKRESQKKDE from the coding sequence ATGAGCAAAAAGACCACCGATATTATTGTTATAGGTTTTGCTTTATTTGCTATGTTTTTAGGAGCCGGAAACTTGATATTTCCGCCTACTTTGGGACACTTATCGGGAAAGGATTGGATTTTTTCTCTTTTAGGTTTTTTGGTAACGGGAGTCGGAATGCCCGTTTTGGGTATCATATCCATGGGAAAATGCGACGGACATCTTTCCAATTTTACTAAAAATATAAACCAGTTATTCGGAACTTTTTTTATAATCTTTGTTATGCTTATAATAGGGCCGCTTTTTGCCATTCCCAGAACTGCAGCTACTACTTATGAAATAGCTATCAGACCCAACTTCGGGATAAGCTCTGTTCTATCGTCCTTTATATTCTTTGCGATTACTCTTTTCTTTGTTTTAACCCCTAATAATGTTATAGATAGGGTAGGAAAGTTTTTAACGCCTGCCTTGATAGCCGTTTTAGGTCTCTTGGTTATAAAGGGCTTTATTACTCCCATAGGTAGGCCCTCAGATCCTTCAGTCGATAAGATATTTTTAAGAGGCTTTAAAGAAGGCTATCAAACTATGGACGCTCTAGGCTCTATGATATTGGCCACAATAGTTATTTCAAGTATCAGTGCAAAAGGCTACACGGAAAAAAAATCTCTTTTAAAGATGACTATCTGGACGGGGCTTATTGCATGTATAGGCTTAGGTCTTGTTTACGGAGGCCTTGTATATGTTGGAGCAACAGGAAGTGCCGTCTTACCCGATAATCTTTCACGAACCGAAATTGTAGTTCAATCCAGTGAGATATTATGGGGAAGGGGAGGCCGAATAGTTTTAGGTTTGGCAATAGGTTTGGCCTGTTTAACTACCTCAATCGGTCTTACCGCAACTGCAGGAGAGTATTTTTCCAAAAGATTTAAAGACGATATAAGCTACCGTGCCACCGTTATCATTATCTGTGTCGTAAGTTTTTTCCTTTCAAACTTCGGAGTAGATAATATTATCTCTATTGCAGGTCCTATTTTGGAAATTATTTATCCTGTAGCGATTGTGTTGATAGTTTTAAATTTGTTTGCAGAATTTATACCGAACAAGTACTTTTTTCATGGTGCAGTAATAGGCACTCTTTCGATAAGTATCCTCCAAGGCTGGGTTGCGGCTCAAGAGCTTATCAACAACTTACTTATTAAACTTGAAGCCTTTCCGGCAATGGATCAAGTGGGTATGAGTTTTAATACTACCATCAATGTATTAAAGACCCTCCCCTTTGAAGGTATAGGATTCCCATGGCTCCTTCCTGCTTTGGGTCTTTCTCTCTTATTCGGATTTGGTTATATTATTATGCAAAAGACAGAAAAAGCACCCTCAATGAAGAGGGAATCTCAAAAAAAGGATGAATAA
- a CDS encoding HAD family hydrolase, producing MKSPAMIIFDYGNTLIYEKELDLERAYKALYAQIHKNPDKIDFITFYKKGMAIFERVKSRALQNDVEIHTHNFYNCLFQILNVEFNLSYTELEILFWEALAPCRAMPNIEKLLLFLEAKNIRTAVISNIAFSEKAVIARINKYLPQNKFEFIIASSEYGFRKPDCLLFEAALKKACLSADEVWYCGDNPRADVIGSAAIGIKPILYTSSLACPYDNESHISPDFEFTKISDWDELIELIEG from the coding sequence ATGAAAAGCCCTGCGATGATTATATTCGATTATGGGAATACTCTTATTTATGAAAAGGAGCTTGATTTGGAAAGAGCCTATAAGGCCCTCTATGCTCAAATTCATAAAAATCCCGATAAAATAGATTTTATTACCTTTTATAAAAAAGGAATGGCTATTTTTGAGAGGGTAAAATCGCGGGCTTTACAAAACGATGTAGAAATACACACTCATAATTTTTATAATTGTCTTTTTCAAATCCTTAATGTAGAATTTAACCTATCCTACACGGAGCTGGAAATCCTTTTTTGGGAAGCTCTGGCACCGTGCAGGGCAATGCCCAATATCGAAAAACTTCTGCTCTTTTTGGAAGCCAAAAATATCAGAACTGCCGTCATAAGCAATATTGCTTTTTCGGAAAAAGCCGTGATTGCAAGAATAAATAAATATCTTCCGCAAAACAAATTCGAATTTATAATAGCTTCAAGTGAGTACGGGTTTAGAAAGCCCGATTGCCTTCTTTTTGAAGCTGCCTTAAAAAAAGCCTGCCTTTCCGCCGATGAGGTGTGGTATTGCGGAGACAACCCGCGGGCCGATGTTATAGGCTCGGCTGCCATCGGAATAAAACCTATCTTATATACAAGCAGCCTTGCCTGTCCCTACGATAACGAAAGCCATATTTCTCCCGATTTTGAATTTACCAAAATAAGCGATTGGGACGAGCTGATAGAACTGATTGAAGGCTAA
- a CDS encoding WecB/TagA/CpsF family glycosyltransferase gives MAVKRINFLNVPLDVLHEEDIEETVMSLLNKEGPQQIIFMTIWDVLRARRNGEFRNMVKEAALCLPVSKSLIRGARFLKKDVPVRRQQFSVVIDFLNVIDSHYKSLYLFGGRQESLLVAEKNVRSTFPGLRLVGRFAGYYHKSMEPHIISAISKAAPSVVIIGKGVPGGRKWIYRNKEHFNSGIFIRYANLIDIFSKFKKRPSEKLFNSGWDFIIPVLKNPFRIFTFFGYIWYNILLLFYRLFRKG, from the coding sequence GTGGCTGTAAAAAGAATTAATTTTTTAAATGTTCCTCTTGATGTTTTACATGAAGAAGATATAGAAGAAACCGTGATGTCTCTTTTAAATAAAGAAGGGCCGCAGCAGATTATCTTTATGACTATCTGGGATGTTCTTAGAGCACGCCGCAACGGAGAGTTTAGAAATATGGTTAAAGAAGCGGCTCTTTGTTTGCCTGTTTCAAAAAGCCTGATACGCGGTGCCCGCTTTTTAAAAAAAGATGTCCCCGTAAGAAGACAGCAGTTTTCGGTAGTTATAGATTTTCTAAACGTAATAGATTCCCACTATAAGAGCCTCTATCTTTTCGGAGGCCGGCAGGAAAGTCTTCTCGTCGCCGAAAAAAACGTTAGAAGCACATTTCCGGGGTTACGCTTGGTTGGACGCTTTGCCGGTTACTATCATAAATCGATGGAACCCCACATTATTTCGGCTATTTCAAAAGCAGCTCCTTCCGTAGTCATTATAGGGAAGGGAGTCCCCGGCGGGAGAAAGTGGATTTACCGCAACAAGGAGCATTTTAATTCCGGAATCTTTATCCGCTATGCAAACCTAATCGATATTTTTTCCAAATTTAAAAAACGCCCCTCCGAAAAACTTTTTAATTCCGGATGGGATTTTATAATCCCAGTGCTTAAAAATCCTTTTAGAATATTTACTTTTTTCGGTTATATTTGGTATAATATTCTGCTCTTATTTTATAGACTGTTTAGAAAAGGGTAA